GGATGCTCCAGCCCGTCGAGGTCGAGGGCTGGGTCTCGGCGGGCCGTCCCGCGCGCGCCTGGCTCCACCGGGACGCCGTGGTCCCGCGACGCGTCGACGCGGTCGCCCTGCTGACCCCGTTCGATCCGATGGTGTGGTTCCGGGACCGCGCGCAGCGCCTGTTCGACTTCGACTACCGCATCGAGATCTACACGCCCGCGGCCAAGCGCCGCTTCGGCTACTACTCGCTGCCCGTGCTCGTCGGCGACGACATCGTCGGACGCATCGATCTGAAGGCCGATCGGCCGGGGTCGACGCTCCTCGTGCAATCGGCGTGGTGGGAGCACGGCCGACCGGCCGACGCACCCGAGCGCCTTGCCGAGGAGCTGCGCGCGGCGGCGCGCTGGCAGGGCCTGGAGCACGTATCGGTGTCGCGGTGGGGCGACGCCGTCGAGGACGTCGCCCGGGCGCTCCCCGAGGCGCGCCGGCACGAGACCTCGTCGCGCGAGCCGGTCGAGCTCGCCGAGGACGAGCCGTCGGATAGCGTGGAGCGGTGAAGCGCGCGACGATCATCGGGATCTCGGTCGCATCGGCCGCGCTGCTGGCGGCCGCCTGCACGGCGGCGTGGGTCCTGACTCGGCCGCCCGGCCCGGCCGACGCGGCAGAGCAGTACCTCGCCGCGCTCGCCGACGGTGACGGCCGGGCCGCGCTCGAACTCATCGACCCGCTGCCGGCCGACGCCGACGACCTGTCCGCGGCGTTCGACGGCGCAGACGCCATGATCGCGTCGCCGCGGGTCGACGAGGTCGCCGAGTCCGGCGACACCGCATCCGCGGACGTCTCCTTCGAGCTGGCCGGATCCGAGCACAGCGCGACCTTCTCGCTCGTGCGCAGCGCGTCCGGCTGGAGCGTCGCGTCCGACGCGCTCGGCACCGCGACCACGACGACGACGCTCGGCGACACCGTCCTGATCGGCGGAGTGGCCATCGTGGCCGATGGCCCCCAGCCGCTCCTGCCGGCCGCCTACACCGTCGCCGCGGCTCCCGCGGGGATCCTCGGCGGAGACGCGGCGATCACGGTGCTCCCCGGCGAGGACGCCGAAGCCGCGATCGAGGCACAGGTCCTCGACGAGGCCACGACCGTCGCCCAGCGGCAGCTCGACGCGTACGCCGATGCGTGCGCGGCGGCGACCGACGCCGTGCCCGAGAACTGCGGCATCCGCATCCCGTGGGCGGCCGACCTCGAGACCCTCGCCTCGGTGGCGTTCCGGATCGACGGGTATCCGCAGCTGCGGCTGTCGGAGGACGCCGATGCGTTCATCGCGACCGACGGCGTCCTGGTCGCGACCGTGACCGGCGACGCGCGCGCCGGCGGCGCCGACGCGTTCACCTACCGCACGACGCAGTGGACGCTGCGCGGGGACGTGTCGTTCACGGGCGGGCAGATGGTGCTCGCGGTGCGCTGACGACGGATCGGGCCCCGCGCGCCTCACCCGGCGCCGGACCCGCGTCGGACCTCGACGCCCCGCCATCGCGCGAGGTCGTCGATCTCGGCCTCGACGGCGGCGGCGATCCGGTCGGTGAACGGCACGTCCTCGTGCACGGCGTGGACGACGAGGACGCCCGCCTTGCGGTCGACCTTCGCGTCGAGCTTCCCGATGAACCGGTCCCCGTGCAGGATCGGCAGCGCGAAGTAGCCCCAGCGCCGCTTCGCGGCCGGCTTGTACATCTCGAGGATGTACTCGAAGCCGAACAGCTCGGCGAGCCGATCGCGGTCGAACACCAGACGGTCGAACGGCGACAGCAGCGCGGTGCGCGGACGGAACTCCTCGGCCGCCTCCAGCGCGGTCGGATCCACGCGCCACTCCCCCTCGACGCCCTCGACCACGGCGGTCTCGCCCACATCGCCCGCCGCGATCGGCTCGACCGGCTGTGCGACCCCCTTCGCGCGGGCGATCCCCAGCGCGCCCAGGCGCCGCTCGGCGCGCTCGCGGGCCGCCTCCTCGTCGCCGAGCACGGGCACGTCCGCGGGATATACGCGTTCGGCGAGGTCGAAGCGGCGCCCCTTGCCGTCGCGCGACGAGATCGCCACGTCGCCGGTCATGACCAGGATCTCGAGCATCTGCTGCGCGTTGCGGTTGTTCGTCCACCCCGATGAGCGCCACGACACCTGCGCCGTGTCGGGGATCTCGACCGGTCGCAGCTCCCCCTCGGCGCGCAGGCGTGCGAGCACGTCGCGGCGGAACCGGTCGTTGGCCTCCAGCCAGTCCCGTGCCGCCTGCGACGCGGGCCGCCGGCGCATCTCGGGCACCACCAGCGGCAGATCCGCCATCGTGCGGTAGAACCCGCCCCATTCGAACACCGCACGGTCGTGCTGCTCGAGGCGCGCGAGATCAGCCGGCTGATACGGCCAGCCGAGGCGCGACCACAGGATGTGGTCGGCAGAGGGCGCGATCGCCGCGGTCGGCTCGATGTTCACGATCGTGAGGGCGTCGACCGTCTCGACGATGCCCGCGGGACGGTCGGCGGTGAGCGCCTGGCCGCACACGGCCACGCGCCGCGCCTGCTCGCGGCTCAGACGGATCGTCACGGATCCCGACGCTAGCGTCCCGGGAGGCGGATCAGAAGCGTCCGCCCATCTCGTGCAGCCGCTCGATGCGCTCGGGGATGGGCGGGTGGGTCGCGAACAGGCGCGCGAGCGCGTTGGGCTTGAGCGGGTCGGCGATCCACAGGTGCGCCATCGACGTGTTGGCGCGGCGGAGCGGCCGCCCGTGCGCCGCGAGCTTCCCGAGCGCCGACGCGAGCCCTTCGGGGTCGCGCGTGGTCATGGCGCTGGTGGCGTCGGCGAGGTACTCGCGCTGGCGCGAGATCGCCGCCTGCACCGCCCCCGCCAGCAGCGGCGCGACGATCGCCGCGATCAGCCCGAAGGCCAGGAAGATGATCTGCTGCTGGCCGCCGCCCCCGCGACGGCCGAAGAACGCCGCCCGCATGAACATGTCGGCGAGGATGCCGACGGCCACGACCAGCCCGAAGACGATAAGCGACACGCGGATGTCGTAGTTGCGGATGTGGCCGAGCTCATGTCCGAGCACACCCTCGAGTTCGCGGTCGGTCATGATCTCGAACAGCCCGGTCGTGACCGTGATGGCCGCGTCCTCGGGCTTGCGCCCGGTCGCGAAGGCATTGGGCGCGGGGTCGTCCACCACGTAGAGGCGCGGCATGGGCGCGCCGGTGGTGATGCAGAGGTTCTCGACGATGCGGTGGTAGCGCGGCGCGTCGGCCTTGCTCACCTCGACCGCGCCGGCGAGAGCGAGCGCCTCCTTGTCGGCGAGGAAGTACTGGAAGGTGGCGTACCCGCCCGCGAACAGCAGCACGAACGCCGTCACGAACCAGTTCTCGCTCATGAGCCAGCCCGCCAGCAGCCCGATCGCGCCGATGAAGAGCACGAAGGCGATGAGGATGAACCACGTGTTGCGCTTGTTCCGCGCGATCGCCGAGTACACGGCTCAGCCGGCGCGGATCAGAACTGAACGCGCGGCGGCTCCGAGATCGCCGCGCCGTCGACGACCTCGAAGAACTCGCGCTCATGGAACCCCAGGTTGCGCGCGAAGAGGTTGTTCGGGAAGACCTTGATCTTCGTGTTGAGCTCGCGCACGCCGCCGTTGTAGAACCGGCGCGAGGCCTGGATCTTGTCCTCGGTGTCGACGATCGACTGCTGCAGCTGCAGGAAGTTCTGGCTCGCCTGGAGCTGCGGGTAGGCCTCGGCCACCGCGAACAGCGACTTCAGCGCCTGCTGCATGTGCCCCTCGGCGACACCGGCGGCACCCGGGGTCTGCGCGGTCAGGGTCTCGGCTCGGGCTCGCGTGACGTTCTCGAACACCGCCTTCTCATGGGCGGCGTAGCCCTTCACGGTCTCGATGAGATTGGGCAGCAGGTCGGCGCGGCGCTTGAGCTGGACGGTGATGTCGCTCCAGGCCTCGTCGACGCGCACGTTCAGCTGCACGAGCGAGTTGTACGTCGCCCACAGATAGATGCCGACGATGATGGCGAGCGCCACCACGATGAGGACGGGGATCAGCCATTCCATTGCCCAGGACTCCGTTCGCGCTGTCCCCTCATCCTAGCCATCGGCACGTCCGGGCCGGGGGTCGAGTGGGCCATCTCCCAGGCGTTACCCACCCAGTACGCGGGCGAGGTACGGGTTGCCGAAGACGCGATCGGGGTCGACGTCGTCGCGCAGCGCGGTGAAGTCGTCGAACCTCGGGTACCGCGTGCGCAGCAGGTCGGCGTCCAGCGTGTGCATCTTGCCCCAGTGGGGCCGCCCGCCGAGCCGGACCATGATCTCCTCGACCGCCTCGAAGTACTCCGCCGGGTCCTCGCGGTAGTACCGGTGGACCGCGATGTACCCGCTCGCGCGTCCGTGGGCCGTCGAGAGCCAGATGTCGTCGGCGGCCGCGAAGCGCACCTCGACGGGGAAGGAGATGCGCCACCCGCGCTCGTCGATCACGCGCCGCAGCGCCGCGAACGCGGTCGGGATGTCCTCGGCCGGCAGCGCATACTCCATCTCGCGGAAGCGCACGGCGCGCGTCGTCGCGAACACGCGCGCCGACGAATCGGTGAACTCGCGGTCGCCCCACAGCCGCGCCGCGAGCCCGTTGATCGCCGGGACGGTCGCCGGCACCGTGCGCGCGACGCTGCAGGCGACCTGGTGCAGCGCCGAGCCCACCAGCACGTCGTCGACCCACCGGCCCACGGCAGGGAGCGGATGCCGCGGTGCGGACTCGGGCAGTCGCGTGTTGGTCTTGGTCAGCGCCGTGGCGGTGTGGGGGAACCAGTACAGCTCGAAGTGGTCGGCCGCCTCGACGCGCTCCGCGAGCGCGCCCACGACGTCCTCGAGGGGCTCCGGCGCCTCGAGAGCGTGCAGGACGAAGGCCGGGACGCACTGCAGCGTGACCTCGACGAGGACGCCGAGAGCCCCGAGCCCCAGCGCCACGGCCGGCAGCAGATCGGGGTTGCGCTCGTCGTCGACCACCAGCAGCTCGCCGTCGGCGGTCACCATGGTCACCCCGACGACCTGCGTCGCGATGCCGCCGAAGCGCGCGCCGGTGCCGTGCGTGCCGGTCGAGATGGCGCCCGAGATGGTCTGGGCGTCGATGTCGCCGAGATTCTCCATCGCCAGCCCGTGCGGTGCGAGCAGACGCGGGATCGTGTGCAGGTGCGTGCCCGCACGCAGCGTCACGCGCCGCCGCTCGCGGTCCACGCGCACCAGACCCGTGAGGTCGCGGAGGTCGAGCAGGACTCCCGGAGCCGCCGCGATCGCGGTGAAGCTGTGCCCGGCGCCCACCGCCTTCACGCCCAGTCCGCTGCGCGCGGCCGCCGTGACGGCCCGCCGCACCGCGTCCACGGTGCGCGGGAACTCGATGCGCACCGGACGCACCGACACCGATCGCGACCAGTTCCGCCACACTCCTCCCGGACGGGTCACAGGAACACCTTCCCCTCACCGCGGTATGTCGGCATCTCCCCCACGCGCTCGCCGCCGGAGACGAGGTGGAACCGGTCGACGTGCTCGCTGAGCTCGCCGCTCTTGGCGTGGCGCAGCCACACGCGGTCCCCGATGCGCAGGCGCCGCGCCGCCTCGCCCTGCAGGGGCGTCTGCACCTCTCCGTAGCCCTCGCGTGCGAGGGGCCGCAGCCCCTCCGGCCAGACGGCGAGGGGCTCGCGCGAGCGCCCCGCCGGTCCCGATGCCGCCCAGCCGCCGCCGAGGAGCGTCACGATGTCGTCGGCGGGCTTGCGCACGACCTCGAGCGAGAAGGCCGCCGCGGGCAGCGGATCGAATGCCCGGTAGCCGTCGAAGAGGTGACCGGCGAGCAGTCCGCTCCCGGCGGTCAGCTCGGTGACCGCCTCGTCCGCGGCGGTCGTCTCGAGCGAGCCGGTCCCGCCGCCGTTGACGAACTCGAGAGGGGCGATGCCGCGCAGCGCCGCGGTGATCGCGGCGCGCCGGCGCCGCAGCTCCTCGGCCGAGCGTCCCTGCATCCATCGCACGACGGCGTCGGCGCCCGAGCCGGAGGCGTCGGGCTGTCCCGCGATCTGCGCTTCGTACATCATGAGCCCCACCAGCCGGAAGCCCGGGCGCGCGACGATCGTCCGCGCGAGGGCGGCGACGTCGGCGGGCTCCCGCAGCGGCGAGCGGTGCACGCCGATGTGCCCGAGGCCGGGCGTCCGCCAGCTCGCGTCGGCGTCGATCGCGAGCCGCAGCGCTGCGCGCTGGGTGGGCGCGGCGACGGCGTCGACGAGGTCGAGGTGGGCCGCATCGTCGACCATGAGCGTGATGCGCGACGCCGCCCGCTCATCGGCGGCCAGCTGCGCCAGCGCCGCCCGGTCGGCCGTCGGGTACCCGACCAGCACGTCGTCGAAGGTCTCGGCCAGCCACAGCGCCTCGGGGAGCGTGTAGGCCATGATCCCGCGGAATCCGGGCAGGGCGAGCGTCGCGGCGAGCAGTCCGCCCACGCGCACCGACTTGCTCGCGACGCGGATGGGGACGCCGCCTGCGCGCACCACGAGATCGAGGGCGTTGCGCCGGAGCGCGGGCAGGCTGATCGCCGCGACGGGACCGGACAGGTCGGCGACCGCGGCGGACATGGCGCTCCAGTGGGCGGCACGATCGGTCGTGCTCTGGGGCGCCGTCGGCAGGTTCAGCAGATCGAGAGTCATCGGGCTCGCTTCGGGTGCGCGCTATCCCCACACTCTAGAGGCATCCGCGCCCCGGACCCGTCCACCTGTGGATGCGCGTGAGGGCGGTGTCCGTGGACACCGCCCTCATGCGTACCCCCGCCGGGATTCGAACCCGGACTGGAGCGGGTTTAAGCCGCCTGCCTCTGCCGGTTGGGCTACGGGGGCGCCGTCGTCCGGCGCCTCCACGCTAGCCGGTCAGCCCTTGGCGCCGACCTTCTCGGTCGCAGCGCTCTTCTTCGCCGCCGCGGGCTTCTCGGCGGTCTGCGCCGGACGCGGGCGCGCGGCGAACTCCTCGAAGACGTAGCGCGGGTTCTGCACGGTCGACAGGTTGACCATGTCGCGGCCGAGCCACAGGTTGTTCCACCAGCCCCACAGGACGCGCCACTTGCGCTCCCACGTCGGCATGGCCAGGCCGTGGTAGCCGCGGTGGGCGAGCCACGCGATGAAGCCGGTCAGGCCGATCTTGCCCGACTGGAACGCGCCGTTGTAGAGGCCGAGGCCCGCGACCGCGCCGAGGTTCTTGTGGAAGTACTCGTGCGGGAGCTCGCCGCGCAGCACGGCGACGAGGTTCTTGGCCAGGAGCTTGCCCTCGCGAACGGCGTGCTGGGCGTTGGGCACGCAGTAGCCGCCCACGCCGCCGCCGGTGAGGTCCGGCACCGCCGAGACGTCGCCGGCCGCCCACGCGCCCTCGACGACCTCGTCCTCGGTGCCCACCCGCAGGTCGGGGCGGGTCAGGATGCGGCCGCGCTGCTCGACGGGCAGGTCGCTGCCGCGCACCACGGTCGGGTTCGCCATGACGCCGGCGGTCCAGATGATGAGGTCGCTCGGGAGCGTCTCGCCCGTCGAGAGCTCGATGTTCCCGCCGACGGCACCGGTGACCTGGGTGTCCAGGTGCACGTTCGCGCCGCGCTTGGCGAGATCCTTCAGGACCCACTCGGCGGTCTTCATCGAGACCTCGGGCATGATGCGCCCCATCGCCTCGATCAGGTGGAAGTGCGTGTCCTCGAACGTCAGCTGCGGGTAGAACTTCAGCAGGGCGGATGCCGCCGAACGCAGCTCGGCGAAGACCTCGATGCCCGCGAACCCGCCGCCGACCACGACGACGGTCAGCAGACGGTCCCGCTCGGGGCCGGGGGGCAGCGTCGAAGCCTTGTCGAAGTTCGACATGAGGCGGTCGCGGATCGCGACGGCCTCCTCGATCGTCTTCAGTCCGATCGCGTTGTCGGCGATGCCGGGGATCGGGAACGTGCGCGAGACGGCGCCGGCGGTCACGACGATCTGGTCGTACTCGAACTGGTACGGCGAGCCTGCGATCGGGGTGATCGTGGCGACCCTCTTCGCGTGCTCGATGCCGGTGACCTTGCCGGCGATGACGGTCGAGCGCTTGAGGTGCCGTCGCAGCGCCACGACCGAGTGGCGGGCCTCGATGGAGCCGGCGGACACCTCGGGAAGGAACGGCTGGTACGTCATGTACGGGAGCGGATCGACGACGGTGACTTCGGCCTCACCCTTGCGGAGCAGCTTCTCGAGCTTCCATGCGGTGTAGAAGCCCGCGTAGCCACCACCGACGATGAGGATCTTGGGCACGGTGTTGGTCACGATTTGGAGTACTCCTCGTGTGTTCGGGGGCTCGGCGCGCGGGACGCCAATCGGACGCGTCGGACAGCAGCGGTGACGCCGAGCCCGACCAGTATAGCCGTGGCGGTGACGACGATCAGCGGCACGGTTCCGTACACGAGCGTCTGCTGGGACGGGAGCAGCGGAGATGCGGCCTTCACGACGGTGTCGGCGGGCGGCAGCGGATCGATCTCGACCGGGGCGACGGTCGGCTCGGGAAGCGTCACGCCCTCGGCGCGACGGTAGATCCGGATCCAGTCCTCGAGGCTCCCCATCGGGTTCGTCGAGACGAGCGGGACGGATGCGGTCACGGCGCCGTACGCGTCGACCAGCCCGTAGCCGTACAGCGCGACGGATCCGGCGCCGTCCGCGCCCGCCGGCGTCGCGGTGCGGATGATGCGGTTGATGACGTTGTTCGCGTCCAGCTCGGGGTGGGCGCTGCGCACGAGGGCGGCGATTCCGGCGACGATCGGCGCCGCTCCGCTCGTGCCGTTCCAGCGCACCAGCCGTCCGTCGGCGGACACCCCGATCAGCTCCTCGCTGGGCGCGGAGACGCCGATGGAGATTCCCTGCGTGGACGCCTCGACGCTCGCCCGGCCGTCGGGATCGACGCCGGCGACGGTGAGCACGCCCGGGATCGTCGCGGGGGCGCCGACCGTGTCGGTGCCGCTGCCGCGGTTGCCCGCCGCCACGACCACGACGACGTCGTTGTCGAACGCGTACAGGAACGCGTCGTCCCAGCTCGTGTCCCAGTCCTGCGTGTTGGTCGTGAGCGAGAGGTTGATGATGTCGGCGCCGTTGTCGACGGACCACCGGATCGCCTCGGCGATCTGGTCGCTGAACGGCACCGAGGACGCCGTGCCGAAGCCGACCGACACGCTCAGCAGCTCGGCTTCGGGCGCCACGCCGATCATCCCCTCGTCGGGGCCGGTCCCCCGCCCCGCCGCGAGCGAGGCGACCCAGCTGCCGTGATTGGCGTCGACCGCGCCCACCGGCGTGCGTCCGTCGTCGGAGCCGACGCCCGACACGTCCGTCCCGCCGACGACGGCGCCGGCGAACTCGGCGGGGCCGCGCCCGATCCCCGTGTCGATGACGGCGATGCGCACGCCGGCGCCACGGGTGACCTCCCACGCGTCTTCGATGCCGTAGTCGGCCAGCCAGTACTCCGCCGCGCGGACGGGGTCGTCCGTCGTGGCCTGGGGCGTCGCCTCGGGCGTCGTCGCCGCGGCGGCGGGCGCGCTCGCGGTCAGCGCGAGGCCGATCGCGAGTGCGAGCGCGGCGGCGATCCTCATCCGGCGGCGCCCGGCTCCGCGCACACGCAGCGCTCGGGCGACCAGTCGCCGCGGGCGAGCGCGCGGTCGCCGATGGGGTTGACCCCGGGACCCGCCGCGAGGGCGTGCGCGGCGAGCGCGTGCAGGCACTTCACGCGCGTGGGCATGCCGCCCGCCGAGATGCCCTCGATCTCGGGGACCTCGCCGAACCGGGCGCGATCGCGCAGGTACTGCTCGTGCGCCGCGCGGTATGCGGCCGCGAGCTCCTCGTCCTCGGCGAGCTCGTCGCCGAGCTCGCGCATGACGTGCGTCGCCTCGAGGGACGACATCGCGGCCGTCGCCGCGGGGTGGGTGAGGTAGTAGAAGGTCGGGAACGGCGTGCCGTCGGACAGCCGCGGGGCCGTCGCGGCGACCGTCGGGTTCCCGCAGACGCAGCGGGCCGCGACCCCGACGACGCCGCGCGCGGGCCGGCCGAGCTGCTGCCGCATGACAGCGAGATCGGCGTCGGTCACAGGAGCGAAGGGCGGCGTCGTCACGCGGCCACACTAGCGCCAGCACCTGGGACGCGCCTGGAACGCCTCCCGGTCACGGCGACGGTGTCGGCGTCGCCGATCCGGTGCCGCTCGGCGACGGATCGGGGACGCCGATCGTCAGCGGCGCGACGGCCGACTGCGCGAGGCCGGCCTCGGTCACCGACCGGACGAACTGGGCCATCCAGTCGGTGCGCGTCGGCTCGACGTCCTCGCTCACGTCCTCCTGCTCCTGGGGGAGCAGCTCGGGGGGCAGGTCGTTGTCGACCAGGTACACGACCTCGCCCGGACGCACGTAGTACAGCCGCTCGCGGGCCTGCGTGGTGATGTAGGCGGGGTCCTGCCACCGCGCGCGCTCGGCCTCGAGGGCGGCCACCTGCTCCTCGCTCAGCTCGACGCTGGCCTCGAGCGCCGCCAGCTGCTGCCGCTGGGCGACGTAGGTGCCGATCGTGGGCACGAGCACGAAGGCGGCGAGCACGACCAGGCCCAGCATGATGACCATGAACCCGGACAGGCGGATGCCGGCGAGCCAGCCCCGCAAGTCGACCGGGCCCCGCTCCCGGCGGGTGCGGGGAACGCGAGAGGGGGGAGCCTGACGCTTCGCCATGCTCCCCCCTCTCGTCGGTCGATCAGCCCTGGTAGCGCGGGAAGGCTGCGCGGCCGATGAACGCCGCCGCGTCGCCGAGCTCCTCTTCGATGCGCAGAAGCTGATTGTATTTCGCGACGCGCTCGCTGCGGGCGGGCGCGCCGCTCTTGATCTGACCCGCACCGGTGGCGACGACGAGGTCGGCGATGGTGGTGTCCTCGGTCTCGCCGGAGCGGTGCGACAGCATCGCGGTGAAGCCCGCGCGGTGCGCCATGTCGACGGCGTCCAGCGTCTCGGACAGCGTGCCGATCTGGTTGACCTTCACGAGCAGGGAGTTCCCGACCCCGAGGTCGATGCCCTTCTTCAGTCGCGTCGGGTTGGTGACGAACAGGTCGTCGCCGACGAGCTGCGTCTTCGCGCCGAGCGCGTCGGTGAGGGCCTTCCACGCATCCCAGTCGTCCTCGGCGAGCGCGTCCTCGATCGTGACGATCGGGTAGTCGGCGACGAGCTGCGAGAAGTAGTCGGTGAGCTGCTCGGCCGTCCAGGGCTTGCCCTCGACCGTGTAGACGCCGTCGGAGAAGAACTCGGTCGCGGCCACGTCCAGGCCGACCGCGATCTCGGAGCCCGGCGTGAAGCCGGCCTTCTCGATCGCCTTCATGAGGAAGTCCAGGCCTTCGCGGTTGCTGGGAAGGTCGGGGGCGAACCCGCCCTCGTCGCCGAGCCCGGTGGCGAAGCCCGCCGCCTTCAGCTCGCCCTTGAGGACGTGATAGACCTCGGTGCCCCAGCGCAGCGACTCCGAGAAGGTCTCGGCGCCGATGGGGGCGAGGAAGAACTCCTGGAAGTCGATGCCGTTGTCGGCGTGCTCGCCGCCGTTGATGACGTTGAACAGCGGCACGGGCAGCACGTGCGCGTTCGGACCGCCGAGGTAGCGGAACAGAGGCAGGTCGGCGCTGTCCGCGGCGGCCTTGGCCACCGCGAGGCTCACGCCGAGGATCGCGTTCGCGCCGCAGCGCGACTTGTTCTCGGTGCCGTCGGTCTCGATGAGGATCTCGTCGATGATGCGCTGCTCGCTCGCGTCGACGCCCTCGATGGCGGGGCCGAGCTCATCGATGACGGCGGCGACGGCCTTCAGGACGCCCTTGCCGCTGTACCGGCTCTTGTCGCCGTCGCGCAGCTCGTACGCCTCGAAGGCGCCGGTGGATGCCCCCGAGGGGACGGCCGCGCGCTGGACGATGCCGTCGTCGAGCAGCACCTCCACCTCGACGGTCGGGTTACCGCGCGAATCCAGGATCTCTCGCGCGCCTACAGCCTCGATCTGTGCCACAGGAATCTCCTTGCTTGTGGAGGGTGGTTCGTGGAGCGTCGTCGGTCCGGTCCCACTCTAGTGACGACCGGCACCGCGCACACGCCCCCTGCCCGCCGAGAGGCCCGCGACGGGCCGTCAGGCCCCGGCCGCCTCGTCGCGGGCCGACTCGGCGCGACGCACGAGCGCCTGCAGCAGCGCGGCCGCCGTCGCGGCGTCGTCGACCGTGACGGCGAAGCGCCGTCCGCTCCGGCGCGTCACCTCGAGGGCCTCGCCGCCGCGCAGGATCACCCCGAATCGTCCCGGCGTCGAACGCAGCCCCCAGCCGCCGAACTCCCCCATGGGGTTGACCGTCACGACCGCCGCCGAGGAGACGTCGCGCAGCGGCACGCCCATGCGCGGCAGCCCGAGCACCGAGTCCACGTGCAGCCCGTCCGTGTCGACGCGGACGTGGAACGCGACGGTGGTGGCCGCGAGGATCAGCAGCAGCAGCGACAGCCCCACGAGCAGCCATACCGCGCCGGCCGGTGCGCCGAACAGCGCGGCGCCGCCGGTCGCGGCCAGCATCACCAGGCACGCGCCGGCGATGAGCGCGCCGCCCGTGCGGGACATCGACGCCGAGCGCATCCACACCGCGCGCTCTCCGTCGCCGAGCGCGAGCGGCGCTGCGGGAGCGGCCGGCGGGGGCGCCCACGACGCGCGCGGCTGGACGAACCAGGCCGCCGCGCCCGCTGCGGCGGCGAGCGCGTACGAGAGCAGGAGCGCGGGGAGGATGCTCGGCGCGTCGGCGGCGTCGTCGAGACCCGCCTGCAGCGCCAGCGACCACGTCATGAGCACGGCCGACATCGTCGACAGGCCAGCCGCCGCCGCACCCAGCAGCCGGTAGGTCGCGCCGCGGTCGCCGCGCCGCAGTCCCGGCAGCGCCGCCGCGGCGAGCAGGAGCGGCAGGCCGAGACCGACGGCGACGCCGATGAGCAGCGTGGACCACGCCGGTCCGAATCCGTCGGGCCGGCCGGCCGCGTCCCAGTGGATGGCGACGGGGTCGGGAAGCGCGGGAAGCAGCGACAGCTGGATCGCCAGCGCGACCGCCGTCAGGACGGCGGGCGCGATCACCCCCACGAGCACGAATCGGCGCAGCGGCAGGGTGTCGGTCATGCGGAGGTCTCCTTGATGAGTGAGGCGAGTGTGTCGGGTGACAGGCCGAGGGATCGTGCAC
This region of Microbacterium thalassium genomic DNA includes:
- a CDS encoding DNA glycosylase AlkZ-like family protein, translated to MTIRLSREQARRVAVCGQALTADRPAGIVETVDALTIVNIEPTAAIAPSADHILWSRLGWPYQPADLARLEQHDRAVFEWGGFYRTMADLPLVVPEMRRRPASQAARDWLEANDRFRRDVLARLRAEGELRPVEIPDTAQVSWRSSGWTNNRNAQQMLEILVMTGDVAISSRDGKGRRFDLAERVYPADVPVLGDEEAARERAERRLGALGIARAKGVAQPVEPIAAGDVGETAVVEGVEGEWRVDPTALEAAEEFRPRTALLSPFDRLVFDRDRLAELFGFEYILEMYKPAAKRRWGYFALPILHGDRFIGKLDAKVDRKAGVLVVHAVHEDVPFTDRIAAAVEAEIDDLARWRGVEVRRGSGAG
- a CDS encoding M48 family metalloprotease, producing MYSAIARNKRNTWFILIAFVLFIGAIGLLAGWLMSENWFVTAFVLLFAGGYATFQYFLADKEALALAGAVEVSKADAPRYHRIVENLCITTGAPMPRLYVVDDPAPNAFATGRKPEDAAITVTTGLFEIMTDRELEGVLGHELGHIRNYDIRVSLIVFGLVVAVGILADMFMRAAFFGRRGGGGQQQIIFLAFGLIAAIVAPLLAGAVQAAISRQREYLADATSAMTTRDPEGLASALGKLAAHGRPLRRANTSMAHLWIADPLKPNALARLFATHPPIPERIERLHEMGGRF
- a CDS encoding LemA family protein; the encoded protein is MEWLIPVLIVVALAIIVGIYLWATYNSLVQLNVRVDEAWSDITVQLKRRADLLPNLIETVKGYAAHEKAVFENVTRARAETLTAQTPGAAGVAEGHMQQALKSLFAVAEAYPQLQASQNFLQLQQSIVDTEDKIQASRRFYNGGVRELNTKIKVFPNNLFARNLGFHEREFFEVVDGAAISEPPRVQF
- a CDS encoding D-arabinono-1,4-lactone oxidase, encoding MTRPGGVWRNWSRSVSVRPVRIEFPRTVDAVRRAVTAAARSGLGVKAVGAGHSFTAIAAAPGVLLDLRDLTGLVRVDRERRRVTLRAGTHLHTIPRLLAPHGLAMENLGDIDAQTISGAISTGTHGTGARFGGIATQVVGVTMVTADGELLVVDDERNPDLLPAVALGLGALGVLVEVTLQCVPAFVLHALEAPEPLEDVVGALAERVEAADHFELYWFPHTATALTKTNTRLPESAPRHPLPAVGRWVDDVLVGSALHQVACSVARTVPATVPAINGLAARLWGDREFTDSSARVFATTRAVRFREMEYALPAEDIPTAFAALRRVIDERGWRISFPVEVRFAAADDIWLSTAHGRASGYIAVHRYYREDPAEYFEAVEEIMVRLGGRPHWGKMHTLDADLLRTRYPRFDDFTALRDDVDPDRVFGNPYLARVLGG
- a CDS encoding alanine racemase, translated to MTLDLLNLPTAPQSTTDRAAHWSAMSAAVADLSGPVAAISLPALRRNALDLVVRAGGVPIRVASKSVRVGGLLAATLALPGFRGIMAYTLPEALWLAETFDDVLVGYPTADRAALAQLAADERAASRITLMVDDAAHLDLVDAVAAPTQRAALRLAIDADASWRTPGLGHIGVHRSPLREPADVAALARTIVARPGFRLVGLMMYEAQIAGQPDASGSGADAVVRWMQGRSAEELRRRRAAITAALRGIAPLEFVNGGGTGSLETTAADEAVTELTAGSGLLAGHLFDGYRAFDPLPAAAFSLEVVRKPADDIVTLLGGGWAASGPAGRSREPLAVWPEGLRPLAREGYGEVQTPLQGEAARRLRIGDRVWLRHAKSGELSEHVDRFHLVSGGERVGEMPTYRGEGKVFL
- a CDS encoding NAD(P)/FAD-dependent oxidoreductase, which codes for MPKILIVGGGYAGFYTAWKLEKLLRKGEAEVTVVDPLPYMTYQPFLPEVSAGSIEARHSVVALRRHLKRSTVIAGKVTGIEHAKRVATITPIAGSPYQFEYDQIVVTAGAVSRTFPIPGIADNAIGLKTIEEAVAIRDRLMSNFDKASTLPPGPERDRLLTVVVVGGGFAGIEVFAELRSAASALLKFYPQLTFEDTHFHLIEAMGRIMPEVSMKTAEWVLKDLAKRGANVHLDTQVTGAVGGNIELSTGETLPSDLIIWTAGVMANPTVVRGSDLPVEQRGRILTRPDLRVGTEDEVVEGAWAAGDVSAVPDLTGGGVGGYCVPNAQHAVREGKLLAKNLVAVLRGELPHEYFHKNLGAVAGLGLYNGAFQSGKIGLTGFIAWLAHRGYHGLAMPTWERKWRVLWGWWNNLWLGRDMVNLSTVQNPRYVFEEFAARPRPAQTAEKPAAAKKSAATEKVGAKG